From Corynebacterium pseudotuberculosis:
GACACCTCCCGTTGCTAGACGCAACGGAATGGACTTCGAAGAATTGACTCGATTAATTCTCGACTTTTGGCGGGTTCCCACGTGTTCACTTCTCTTTGCTTTTCGACGACATTTCGCACCAGCCAGAGCCGGCTCTACTTAGCGCTCCACACATATTTTGAAAGTATGGAAATTTTCCATCGGGGGCGGAGCGCCATCGATCGGGCGACGTTTCAGTCAGCATCGATCCAACACACAAAAAGTAACAATACGGTAACAAGCGCAGCTTGTCGAACTAAAGCAATAAAAAGGTGCAAACTAGTTGATTCAATTCACAGAAATCAAACCACATAGTTCACACCTCCCCCATTGTTCCCCCAGTCTCACCACGATAGGAGGGCTAGATCTTTTTCAACGCCCTCTATGATCTACATCCCACTAGGAAGAAATTCCATAGACACGGTGAAAGGTCTCCCGCACCCCGGCAGCAAAATCTTCCACGCTCATTTCTTTAGCCTGAGCGGCACACAACGCCGTATGCCCAATAAGCGAGGACTCATTCCGAGCACCCCGGAAGGGCTCAGGGGTCATATAAGGCGCGTCCGTCTCAATGAGCACCTGCGATATCGGCGCAAGCCTCACGGCTTCTCGTAGTTCTTCATTTCTCTTAAAGGTCAGGTTCCCCGCAAAACTTAAAACATAACCCCTATCCAATGCTTCCCGCGCCACGGAGATCGGTGAAGAAAAACAATGCAGAATTGTCTCTTTGGGAGTAGGAGCATCCGCAAGAATGCGTAATAGTTCTTCATCCCCCTCCCGATTATGAATCATCAATGCCTTGCCGCTAGACACCGCAAGGTCAATGTGCCAGCGCAAGGCTTCTTCCTGAACCTCCAAGTTCGCTGTGGTCTCAGGCGCATGAGCTATCCAATACGTATCAATCCCTGTTTCCCCGATGGCCACACACCGCGAATCCTGAGCCATCTGGGCAAGACGGTCACGCGCCACAGCATCCAGCTCGTTAGCACGGGTTGGATGAATCGCGCAGGCAGCAAACACTCGCTCATGCGAACGAGCAGCGCTCAGCGCCAGCTCTGCTTCAGCGAGTCCATCCCCCACAGTGCATAGCTTGTCGACGCCACCGGCAACCGCCCGAGCCACAATCGCATCGACTTCCTCAGGCGTGCGGGCTCCGCAAGAAGCAAGGTGCGTGTGGGCGTCGATAAGCCCCTGAAGGCCTGGCACCGGCACTGGTATTGGACGAGGTTTCTTTTTACCCATGCGCACCAGTCTACGACGAAGGCGCCCGCCTCCCGCCGTTCACAGCGAGGAGCGTGGCGCCTT
This genomic window contains:
- a CDS encoding TatD family hydrolase produces the protein MGKKKPRPIPVPVPGLQGLIDAHTHLASCGARTPEEVDAIVARAVAGGVDKLCTVGDGLAEAELALSAARSHERVFAACAIHPTRANELDAVARDRLAQMAQDSRCVAIGETGIDTYWIAHAPETTANLEVQEEALRWHIDLAVSSGKALMIHNREGDEELLRILADAPTPKETILHCFSSPISVAREALDRGYVLSFAGNLTFKRNEELREAVRLAPISQVLIETDAPYMTPEPFRGARNESSLIGHTALCAAQAKEMSVEDFAAGVRETFHRVYGISS